Proteins co-encoded in one Nonlabens agnitus genomic window:
- a CDS encoding DUF4297 family anti-phage-associated protein, whose product MNRSAVDTIKGYYYQFDLTILKLLESQSSTDTVIVENVEDIDLLTATETTAVQCKYYAKTEYNHSVIAHPIRQMLNHFSNLKIQKEKNIRYHLYGHYKSGQNKLILPLTLDYLKKHFLTFKKRGKKIEYHKDLGLKDVDLDEFIQLLSIDNNAQSYDSQIGSLISLLQKEFNCTNDEARDYYYNNSLRVIKDKSVEQDSLSRTITRRQFIKSINKKEDLFNIWYAGYLGRSKFLKKIRSEHFTFLNISPFDRFFLIGVNPSMYSRNELKEMIQLISKKWSNLSKKVEKPFCPYIYISGISETEITELKKEFFREGFVFNDGHPFLGSDFSAENIMIRPDHNNDIRIKIINELNQLDTILYRSTVTKQIFQFYTGIPFYNNDSENLKHIKVQLHTLTEIKKII is encoded by the coding sequence ATGAATAGAAGCGCTGTAGATACGATTAAAGGATATTATTATCAATTTGACCTAACGATTTTAAAACTATTAGAGTCTCAAAGCTCTACAGATACGGTGATTGTTGAAAACGTGGAAGATATTGATTTATTAACTGCCACGGAAACTACAGCTGTGCAATGTAAATACTATGCAAAAACAGAATACAATCATTCCGTCATTGCCCACCCAATAAGGCAGATGCTTAATCATTTTTCTAATCTCAAAATCCAAAAAGAGAAAAATATAAGGTACCATCTTTATGGTCATTACAAGAGTGGTCAAAATAAATTGATACTACCATTAACGTTGGATTACTTAAAAAAGCATTTTTTAACTTTTAAAAAACGAGGGAAAAAAATTGAGTACCATAAGGATTTAGGGTTGAAAGATGTAGATCTTGACGAATTTATTCAACTCCTAAGCATCGATAACAATGCTCAATCTTATGATAGTCAAATAGGCAGTTTAATAAGTCTTTTGCAAAAAGAATTTAATTGCACTAATGATGAGGCCCGGGATTACTATTATAATAATTCACTACGAGTAATAAAGGATAAGTCAGTAGAGCAAGACTCTTTATCAAGAACAATTACGCGCAGACAGTTTATCAAATCAATTAATAAGAAAGAAGACTTATTTAATATCTGGTATGCAGGTTATCTAGGTAGGTCAAAATTTTTAAAGAAAATTAGATCTGAGCATTTTACATTTTTAAATATCTCTCCTTTTGATAGGTTTTTCCTCATTGGAGTCAATCCTTCTATGTATTCAAGAAATGAGTTAAAAGAAATGATTCAGCTTATTTCGAAAAAGTGGAGCAATTTATCAAAAAAAGTAGAAAAACCCTTTTGCCCATATATTTATATATCGGGAATTTCCGAAACAGAAATTACAGAATTGAAAAAAGAATTTTTTAGAGAAGGTTTTGTTTTTAATGATGGACACCCTTTCTTAGGCTCTGACTTTAGTGCTGAAAATATTATGATTCGTCCAGATCACAACAATGATATCCGAATCAAAATCATTAATGAGCTGAATCAACTGGATACCATCCTGTATAGATCTACTGTTACTAAGCAAATTTTTCAATTTTATACAGGTATCCCTTTTTATAATAACGATTCTGAGAATCTCAAGCATATCAAAGTTCAACTACACACCTTAACCGAAATAAAGAAAATTATATGA
- a CDS encoding HNH endonuclease family protein produces MAFNPKSAYTTVPKEISIKDFFDYKEDYVTRPPYQRKVVWKRKKKQSLMDSLFRRYYIPKLVIREVRLDDSNVLFEIVDGQQRITTVQDFFNNAYPLPKSLSDLGDGVAGKYYKDLGTDVRKFIDKSLKYQADIIKDIDQPESVEHQIIATDIFWRLQQGETLNYMEIAHAQLSSLSRNFIVKYADDLTFDYETYASVDGNPDKMPFFSLLNVDNDRMKHLQFMARFLLIENADGYADVGDKKITEFINDHKTVKGIGDYTFENSKVAVEVRKNLKAIHNIFKDDPILDEKNGIKELSTEYFIISIYMLIRHLRMYYVLDENIQKHIREFVYSFHKRWKTYDEASDTDLLTFSNRRQQSENDLEVRDRILRQIFFEYLKNNEIVLLEKDEKRAFSELERLIIYRDGKGFCQECLREGKSEKESKVSWSNYQADHVIPHSRGGQTVIENGELLCAPHNLSKGARIK; encoded by the coding sequence ATGGCATTCAACCCAAAATCAGCATACACCACAGTCCCTAAAGAAATAAGTATAAAGGACTTTTTTGATTATAAAGAGGACTATGTGACTAGACCTCCGTACCAGCGTAAAGTAGTTTGGAAACGTAAAAAGAAGCAATCCTTGATGGACAGTTTATTTCGTAGATATTACATTCCAAAACTGGTAATTAGGGAAGTACGTCTAGATGATAGTAATGTGCTATTTGAAATTGTCGATGGCCAGCAGCGTATTACAACAGTTCAAGATTTCTTTAATAATGCATACCCATTACCTAAATCATTGAGCGATTTGGGTGATGGTGTTGCCGGTAAATATTACAAAGATTTGGGAACTGATGTGCGAAAGTTTATAGACAAGTCTTTGAAGTATCAGGCAGACATAATTAAGGATATTGATCAACCAGAAAGTGTAGAGCACCAAATCATCGCTACGGATATCTTTTGGCGCTTGCAGCAAGGCGAAACCTTGAACTATATGGAAATCGCACACGCACAATTATCCAGCCTTAGCAGAAACTTTATCGTGAAGTATGCAGATGATTTGACGTTTGATTACGAGACATACGCTTCCGTGGACGGCAACCCTGATAAGATGCCTTTCTTTTCCCTATTGAATGTAGACAACGATAGAATGAAACACTTGCAATTTATGGCTCGTTTTCTACTAATTGAAAACGCGGATGGTTATGCTGATGTAGGAGATAAAAAGATTACGGAGTTCATAAATGATCATAAAACGGTAAAGGGAATTGGAGATTATACCTTTGAGAATTCAAAAGTTGCTGTAGAAGTTCGCAAGAATTTAAAAGCGATTCATAACATCTTTAAAGATGATCCTATCCTGGATGAAAAAAACGGGATTAAGGAGTTGTCTACAGAGTACTTTATTATTTCAATTTACATGCTGATTAGGCATCTGAGAATGTATTACGTTTTAGACGAGAATATTCAGAAGCACATCCGAGAGTTCGTTTACAGCTTTCATAAAAGATGGAAAACATATGATGAAGCGAGTGACACAGATTTACTTACGTTCAGCAATAGAAGACAACAATCTGAAAACGACTTAGAAGTCAGAGATAGGATATTACGTCAAATATTTTTTGAGTATTTGAAAAACAATGAAATCGTCCTACTTGAAAAAGACGAGAAACGTGCATTTTCAGAGTTGGAGCGCTTAATTATATATAGAGATGGAAAAGGCTTCTGTCAGGAATGTTTGAGAGAAGGCAAGTCTGAAAAAGAGTCAAAAGTCAGTTGGTCTAACTATCAAGCTGATCATGTAATTCCTCATTCAAGAGGCGGCCAGACAGTTATTGAAAATGGAGAGTTGCTATGTGCACCTCATAATTTATCAAAAGGAGCTAGAATTAAATAA
- a CDS encoding Eco57I restriction-modification methylase domain-containing protein produces MALFQTSVLKSHLAQLDETTVDKAYKKFQKYFWNTTIQTNIRTANEEQYQATFLHELFVNILGYTLFPNPNSNLTTEFKNQTNARKADGAILKEGNALAVIELKGMNTKDLESIRKQAFDYKNYQTGCVYIITSNFEKLRFYINDATEFEEFDLFTLSRKRFNLLYLCLHKDKLLQNAPLKIKQASIVEEEEITKAFYKDYSVFKRELYRDLVKRNSKTVKSKLATSGANSHAEPVEAEVDTNEDLQRLEKNVKLTLFKKSQKLIDRFLFIFFAEDRSLLPSNFTNTIITDWKKLVDMHVDVTLYERFKLNFNFLDQGRAGKEGHDEIYAYNGGLFKPDSILDALEIDSELLYKHALKLSRYDFESQVDVNILGHIFENSLNEIESVNAEIEGGEFDKQTSKRKKDGVFYTPKYITKYIVDNTVGELCEEKKRELKITDERFGNAKARSKKGISDLETYRNWLLELTICDPACGSGAFLNQALEFLIREHNYLDELSAKYHGGFAFPDIENTILENNIYGVDLNEESVEIAKLSLWLRTAQPRRKLNDLSSNIKCGNSLIDSKAVAGDKAFKWETAFAKVFSREGFDVVIGNPPYVRQELFTDIKPYLSKNFKCYNSTADLYTYFIEKGISDLIKPNGLFSIIVANKWMRSNYGKELRNWLISQNIVEIIDFKDLPVFSDATAYPCILTVGGESDRKKFIGIEVDNLEFASLDQYVDQNTQIVNKDYLSSDAWSLADESVAKIVSKLTEKFGSLKDFIQGKMFVGLKTGLNDAFIVEETFYKSLQSSSVDYTAIVKPYGVGRDLSRYGKPTINKYIIAIPSKWTNKQGEFIDEFQAWNWLEANYPIVTNHLEPYKERAKKRSDQGNYWWELRACDYYNEFEKPKIVYPEIATEGRFTIDHENTYFDMTSFIIGSDSQELLGVLNSKLISFIFSEISSEIRGGFLRWKRQYVYNLPIPENIENLELRHHVQNAQNSKLQFDTIIDKFVQYFKIKLNLTNLSRTMRNWHEITFADFLKELNKAIKATNKIRSKENQSEIPALTKLDEMDWMEAFEVKKKEAQELQTQIQQTEKQIDQMVYELYGLTEEEIAIVENS; encoded by the coding sequence ATGGCATTATTCCAGACTTCTGTACTTAAATCACATCTAGCGCAACTTGACGAGACTACTGTTGACAAAGCCTATAAGAAATTCCAAAAGTACTTTTGGAATACCACCATACAGACCAACATTAGAACGGCCAATGAAGAACAGTACCAGGCGACCTTCTTGCACGAGCTCTTTGTCAACATTCTAGGCTACACGCTCTTTCCTAATCCCAATTCAAACCTAACGACCGAATTTAAAAACCAGACCAATGCACGCAAGGCAGACGGCGCGATTCTTAAGGAGGGCAACGCACTGGCAGTGATTGAATTGAAGGGAATGAATACAAAGGATCTGGAGAGCATACGCAAGCAAGCTTTTGATTACAAGAACTACCAGACCGGCTGCGTGTATATCATTACGTCCAACTTTGAGAAACTTCGCTTTTACATCAATGATGCAACAGAGTTTGAAGAGTTTGATTTGTTTACGCTTTCGCGAAAGCGGTTTAACCTACTGTACCTGTGCTTACATAAAGACAAGTTGCTTCAAAACGCACCGCTCAAAATTAAGCAAGCGTCCATCGTTGAAGAAGAAGAAATCACCAAAGCATTTTATAAAGATTACTCCGTTTTCAAGCGCGAACTCTACAGAGACCTAGTCAAACGCAATTCCAAAACGGTAAAGTCAAAATTAGCAACTTCTGGTGCCAACAGTCATGCTGAGCCTGTCGAAGCAGAGGTCGATACCAATGAAGACCTACAACGCTTGGAGAAGAACGTAAAACTCACACTATTTAAGAAGTCCCAAAAGCTCATCGACCGCTTCCTCTTCATCTTTTTTGCAGAGGATCGATCGCTATTGCCTTCCAACTTTACCAATACCATCATCACCGACTGGAAAAAGCTGGTGGACATGCATGTGGACGTCACGCTCTACGAGCGTTTCAAACTCAACTTCAATTTTCTGGATCAGGGACGCGCGGGCAAGGAAGGCCACGATGAGATCTATGCCTACAACGGTGGGCTTTTCAAGCCAGACTCCATTCTGGATGCGCTAGAGATTGATAGCGAGCTGTTGTACAAGCATGCCTTAAAGCTATCTAGATATGATTTCGAAAGCCAGGTAGATGTCAATATCCTGGGGCATATTTTCGAAAATTCCCTGAATGAGATCGAGAGCGTTAATGCAGAGATTGAGGGCGGCGAGTTTGATAAACAAACCAGTAAACGCAAGAAGGACGGTGTGTTCTATACGCCTAAATACATCACCAAATACATCGTGGACAACACAGTAGGCGAGCTGTGTGAAGAAAAGAAACGTGAGCTCAAGATTACCGACGAGCGATTCGGCAACGCAAAGGCGCGCTCTAAAAAGGGAATCAGCGATCTGGAGACCTACCGCAACTGGCTGCTGGAACTCACCATCTGTGATCCTGCCTGTGGCTCTGGGGCCTTTCTCAATCAGGCGCTGGAGTTCCTCATACGCGAGCACAACTACCTGGATGAGCTGTCTGCAAAATACCACGGTGGTTTTGCCTTTCCAGATATCGAGAACACCATACTAGAAAACAACATCTATGGCGTTGACCTCAATGAAGAAAGTGTAGAGATCGCAAAACTGTCGCTATGGTTGCGTACCGCACAGCCACGTCGCAAACTCAATGATTTGAGCAGCAATATCAAATGCGGCAACAGCTTGATCGATAGCAAAGCGGTTGCAGGCGATAAAGCCTTTAAATGGGAGACCGCTTTCGCGAAAGTGTTTTCACGAGAAGGATTTGATGTCGTGATTGGGAATCCGCCTTATGTCAGACAAGAGCTTTTTACTGATATCAAGCCATACTTGAGTAAGAATTTCAAGTGCTATAACAGTACAGCTGATTTATATACTTATTTTATTGAAAAAGGGATATCAGACTTAATCAAACCAAATGGACTTTTCAGTATAATAGTTGCCAACAAATGGATGAGATCCAATTATGGTAAGGAGCTCAGGAATTGGTTAATAAGTCAAAATATAGTTGAGATAATTGATTTCAAAGATTTACCTGTATTTTCTGATGCTACTGCTTATCCATGCATTCTCACAGTAGGTGGCGAATCGGATCGTAAAAAATTTATAGGTATTGAAGTTGATAATTTGGAATTTGCAAGTCTTGATCAATATGTTGACCAAAACACTCAAATTGTAAACAAAGATTATTTGAGTAGTGATGCATGGTCATTAGCAGATGAAAGTGTTGCGAAAATCGTTTCTAAATTGACTGAAAAGTTTGGAAGCTTAAAAGACTTTATTCAAGGCAAAATGTTTGTCGGCTTGAAGACTGGCCTCAATGATGCATTCATTGTAGAAGAAACTTTTTATAAATCACTACAGTCAAGTTCCGTTGATTACACAGCTATTGTAAAACCTTATGGAGTAGGTAGAGATTTGTCTCGGTACGGTAAACCAACCATCAATAAATATATTATCGCAATACCTAGTAAATGGACTAATAAACAAGGTGAATTTATCGACGAATTTCAAGCTTGGAATTGGTTAGAAGCGAATTATCCAATAGTAACTAATCATCTTGAGCCATATAAAGAAAGAGCAAAGAAACGAAGTGATCAAGGGAACTATTGGTGGGAGCTTCGAGCTTGTGATTATTATAATGAATTTGAAAAGCCAAAAATCGTGTATCCAGAAATTGCGACTGAAGGTAGATTTACAATTGATCACGAAAACACATATTTTGACATGACGAGCTTCATAATTGGTTCAGATTCTCAAGAATTGTTAGGAGTATTGAATTCCAAACTCATTAGCTTCATTTTTAGCGAAATTAGTTCTGAAATAAGAGGAGGTTTCTTGAGATGGAAACGGCAGTATGTATATAATCTTCCAATACCAGAAAACATTGAAAATTTGGAACTGAGACATCATGTACAAAATGCGCAAAATTCAAAATTACAATTTGACACCATAATTGATAAGTTTGTTCAATATTTTAAAATAAAGCTCAACCTCACAAACCTATCAAGAACCATGAGAAATTGGCACGAAATTACGTTTGCCGACTTCCTAAAAGAACTCAACAAAGCCATAAAAGCCACCAATAAGATCAGGAGCAAAGAAAATCAATCAGAGATTCCGGCATTAACAAAGCTGGACGAGATGGACTGGATGGAGGCCTTTGAGGTCAAAAAGAAAGAGGCCCAAGAACTTCAAACCCAAATCCAGCAAACCGAGAAGCAAATTGATCAAATGGTCTATGAACTGTATGGGTTGACTGAGGAAGAGATAGCTATTGTAGAAAATAGTTAG
- a CDS encoding GIY-YIG nuclease family protein — translation MNTLLYILHINGREYVKIGITANIRQRIKTIKASSGFTVDPQKSLIITNHNKSNIRLLERNLLAITKEFALNWRQDVDFSGMHEFRKNSCTKRIVQWIKDQKNYGFDFKVYTGLDICGRYSKGKIPKHYFPVDKQIKGVSPILKNDVSAYCKKNNIQYADLLNLALYKYAVELGIDRKEDFTIEGYNNYYKI, via the coding sequence ATGAATACACTATTATATATTTTACATATCAATGGAAGAGAATATGTAAAAATCGGAATTACCGCTAACATCAGGCAAAGAATCAAAACGATTAAAGCCTCTAGTGGTTTTACCGTAGACCCTCAGAAGTCGCTAATAATAACGAATCACAATAAATCTAACATTAGACTTCTAGAACGAAATCTTCTCGCAATTACAAAAGAATTTGCATTGAATTGGAGGCAAGATGTGGACTTCTCTGGCATGCATGAATTCAGAAAGAATTCCTGTACTAAGCGTATAGTGCAATGGATTAAAGATCAAAAAAATTACGGCTTTGACTTTAAAGTCTATACGGGTCTCGATATTTGTGGTAGATACTCTAAAGGCAAAATTCCTAAACACTACTTTCCCGTTGATAAGCAAATTAAAGGGGTTTCTCCTATTCTTAAAAATGATGTAAGTGCCTATTGCAAAAAGAATAACATCCAATACGCTGATTTACTCAACCTTGCATTATATAAATATGCGGTCGAGCTCGGTATTGACCGTAAGGAAGATTTTACAATTGAAGGTTACAATAACTATTATAAAATATAA